One genomic window of Quercus robur chromosome 6, dhQueRobu3.1, whole genome shotgun sequence includes the following:
- the LOC126690226 gene encoding desiccation-related protein PCC13-62-like, giving the protein MMFLATSIVTTIALLMLFLLPKSYSSEITKSNSSLPEVDIDLLEFPLNLEYLEAEFFLYGALGYGLDKFAPNLTLGGPTPIGGKRANLGPFTRDVIKQFALQEVGHLRAIQSTVKGFPRPLLNLSAESFAKVVDSAFETQLVPSFDPYRNGLNFLLASYLIPYVGLTGYVGASAKLQDPKSKRLVAGLLGVESGQDAVIRALLYRYKNIKVKPYRKTVAEFTNRFSQLRDKLGNAGVKDEGLVVPKDEGAEGLITGNVLAGDKYSVAYDRTPEEILRIVYGSGDERKPGGFYPKGADGRIAKSHLSKA; this is encoded by the exons ATGATGTTTCTAGCTACTTCCATTGTCACCACAATTGCATTACTTATGCTCTTCCTCCTTCCAAAATCCTATTCTTCTGAAATCACAAAATCTAATTCCTCACTCCCAGAGGTTGATATTGATCTTTTGGAATTTCCTCTAAACTTAGAGTACCTTGAAGCTGAATTCTTCTTGTATGGCGCTTTGGGTTATGGCCTGGATAAATTTGCCCCAAATTTAACCTTGGGAGGTCCAACACCCATCGGCGGTAAACGTGCAAATCTAGGCCCCTTTACTAGAGATGTCATTAAGCAATTTGCTCTCCAAGAAGTTGGGCACCTAAG GGCGATTCAAAGTACAGTTAAAGGATTCCCAAGGCCATTGTTGAATTTGAGTGCTGAATCATTTGCTAAGGTGGTGGATAGCGCATTTGAAACACAATTGGTCCCTAGTTTTGACCCTTACAGAAATGGCCTTAACTTTCTCCTTGCATCCTATCTTATTCCCTATGTTGGGCTCACGGGGTATGTTGGAGCAAGCGCCAAACTCCAAGATCCTAAGTCTAAGAGG CTTGTTGCTGGCCTTTTGGGTGTGGAATCAGGCCAAGATGCAGTTATTCGTGCATTGCTATATAGGTACAAAAATATCAAGGTTAAGCCATACAGGAAAACTGTTGCAGAGTTTACGAACCGCTTTTCACAGCTCAGGGATAAGCTAGGAAATGCAGGTGTAAAAGATGAAGGCCTTGTGGTTCCTAAGGATGAGGGCGCTGAGGGATTAATTACAGGCAATGTGCTTGCTGGGGACAAATACTCAGTTGCATATGACAGAACTCCCGAGGAGATATTGAGGATTGTATATGGGAGTGGCGATGAGCGCAAACCTGGGGGTTTCTATCCAAAGGGAGCTGATGGTCGTATTGCCAAATCTCATTTGTCTAAAGCTTAA
- the LOC126690225 gene encoding uncharacterized protein LOC126690225, with product MLELLRQKLAAYAVDLHAWGSSKTQPQSEEIKKLQKRIEQLNAMELTEDSKAEFLVASKNLDTLLLKEEIYWAQRSRIPWLKHGDKNTRFFHSKASQRKWRNHIQSIKNAEDVWVEEESDIAGVALEYFETLFKVGTCERLEECLNGSIQRSLQTCSKCYPVCSVQRRSKQCYSKWDQQRRLDLMNALFYQKFWHVVGDMVVNAVLDFLNSGHMVPEINSTYIVLIPKIKSPEKMSDFRPISLSYETLHIMHGRKKGKRGSLVLKLDISKAYDRVEWSFLKGIMIRMGFPEVWVDRVMCCVTTPTYSILINGKTYGNITPSRGLRQEDPLSPYLFLLCTEGFTSLLLKAEMEKRIQGVSICREAPRITNLLFANDSLIFCQTKQCEVQVISKILHVYAKASGQCINLEKSSVFFSSNTPSDQKDWIKESLGVKEVDRFESYLGLPTLEGRAKYHSFAFLKDRVWKKLQGWKGKMLSKVGKEVLIKAVAQYIPMYSMGVFQLPKKLCEELGAMCTKF from the exons ATGTTGGAATTGCTAAGGCAAAAATTGGCTGCTTATGCAGTGGACTTACATGCATGGGGCTCATCCAAAACACAACCCCAGTCAGAGGAAATAAAAAAGCTTCAGAAGCGGATTGAGCAGTTAAATGCGATGGAGTTGACTGAGGACAGCAAAGCGGAGTTTTTGGTGGCAAGCAAAAACCTGGATACTTTATTGCTTAAGGAAGAGATTTATTGGGCACAAAGGTCCAGAATTCCTTGGTTGAAACATGGAGACAAGAATACAAGGTTTTTCCATTCAAAGGCATCACAAAGGAAGTGGAGGAATCACATCCAAAGCATAAAAAATGCGGAGGATGTGTGGGTTGAGGAGGAAAGTGATATAGCAGGGGTTGCATTGGAGTACTTTGAAACTTTGTTCAAGGTAGGGACATGTGAAAGGTTGGAGGAGTGTCTGAACGGGTCAATTCAAAGATCACTCCAAACATGCAGCAAGTGCTATCCAGTATGTTCTGTGCAGAGGAGGTCAAAACAGTGTTATTCCAAATGGGACCAACAAAGGCGCCTGGATCTGATGAATGCTCTTTTCTACCAGAAATTTTGGCATGTTGTTGGTGACATGGTGGTTAATGCAgtgttagattttttaaattctgGTCACATGGTGCCTGAAATAAACTCTACATATATTGTCCTTATCCCTAAGATTAAATCCCCTGAAAAAATGTCTGATTTCAGACCCATTAGTCTTT CGTATGAGACACTACACATTATGCATGGtaggaaaaaagggaaaaggggtTCCCTTGTGCTTAAACTAGATATTAGTAAGGCTTATGATCGGGTGGAATGGAGTTTTTTAAAGGGGATTATGATTAGGATGGGTTTTCCTGAAGTATGGGTGGATAGAGTTATGTGTTGTGTCACTACACCTACTTATTCTATTCTTATAAATGGGAAAACATATGGTAACATCACTCCATCTAGGGGACTTCGTCAAGAAGACCCCCTTTCACCTtatctttttttgttgtgtACAGAAGGATTCACATCATTGCTTCTTAAAGCTGAAATGGAGAAACGAATACAAGGTGTATCCATTTGTAGAGAGGCCCCAAGAATCACCAATTTATTGTTTGCAAATGACTCACTGATTTTTTGTCAAACTAAACAATGTGAGGTTCAGGTGATTTCCAAGATCTTGCATGTGTATGCTAAGGCATCTGGACAATGTATCAATTTGGAGAAATCTTCAGTGTTCTTCAGTAGCAACACACCATCAGATCAGAAGGATTGGATTAAGGAGTCTTTGGGAGTGAAGGAGGTGGATCGGTTTGAGTCTTATTTGGGCTTGCCTACGTTGGAGGGGCGAGCAAAATATCATTCATTTGCCTTCCTTAAGGATAGAGTATGGAAAAAGCTCCAAGGGTGGAAGGGTAAGATGCTCTCTAAAGTTGGAAAAGAGGTGTTGATAAAGGCAGTGGCTCAATATATACCCATGTACTCCATGGGGGTATTTCAATTACCCAAGAAGCTTTGTGAGGAACTTGGTGCAATGTGCACGAAATTCTAG